The following DNA comes from Micromonospora chokoriensis.
GGTGCCCTTCATCTTGAAGGGGCCCTGCCCGATCGGAGCCTGCTCGTAGGAGTCCTTGAGCACGCCCGGAGCCGAGAACGCGGCGTCCGGCATCGGGAAGAACGCGTTGTAGCCCAACGTGGTCTTGAAGTCGATGTACGGCTCGTTGAGCGTCACGGTGAAGGTGAGGTCGTCGACCTTCTTCAGCCCGGACATCTCCTTGGCCTTCGGCTCCTTGCCCTGCAGGTCCGCGTAACCAGCGATCTTCTCGAAGAACGGGTTGGTGTCCTGGCCGTTGGGGGCGTACGCGCCGTAGTTCCACGCGTTGATGTAGTCCTCGGCCGTGACCTTCTCGCCGTTGTGGAAGGTGTAGCCGTCCTTGAGCTTGATCGTCCAGACCTTGTTGTCGGTCGAGGTGACCGACTGGGCGGCGACCTCGTACGGCTTGTTCTGGGCGTCGTAGTCGACGAGCGGGCTGAACAGGCCGGCGATGACCTGAGAGCCGGACGTCTCGGTGGTGTTGGTCGGGACCAGGTGCTTCGGCTCGGCGATCTGGATGCTGACCACCGAACTGTCGCTGCCACCGGAACCACCGTCGCCGCCGCTGCCGCAGGCCGCGAGGCCCAGCGTCACCGCGAGCGGGAGGGCGGTCCAGGCGGCGAGTCTACGAACTCGCATTGAGCCTCCTCATCTCCTCACGCTGCGCAGTCAGGCCCGACGCTGGGTTTACGCTGCGCAACAAGCGGTAACGGTAGGTCGGCGGCGAGGCTTCGACAACGCCGCGGTTGCGGGTGGGTAACGGTCTGAGGTCGAACCCCTTGCCGAACGGCTGTCGCACTGCTACGTCAAACCGTGCCAAACGTCATCTGGCTGCGACGACGTGGATACCTCCGGGCCCTGTCGTGGCGCTCTGGAGCGAGTTGTCTCCTACTGTAGTGTCTGACCGCTGTCGGTCCACCACGGTCGGCCTGTCTGGTTCGACAGTGACCGAATCAACAAATGTTCACTGAGAGTGACTAGGGACACGTCACGGATCGTCACCTTTGCTGATGGTGATCAAGGATCCGACGGGTCGGTCGATCGAGGTCGTCGGAACCCCGGGCGGGAGGTCGTGAGACGATCTGGTCGTGACGGCGACGCTTCTGGACGGCAAGGCAACCGCGGCGGAGATCAAGGACGAGCTGCGAATTCGGGTGAAGGCCCTCGCGGAACGCGGCATCACCCCGGGGCTGGGCACGGTCCTGGTCGGGTCGGACCCGGGCAGTCAGGCCTACGTCAACGGCAAACACCGTGACTGCGCCGAGGTGGGCATCGCCTCGATCCGCCGGGAGCTGCCGGCCGACGCCACCCAGCAGCAGGTCGACGACGTGATCGCCGAGCTGAACGCGGACCCGGCGTGCCACGGCTACATCGTCCAGTTGCCGCTGCCCGCCCACCTCGACACCCAGCGCGTGCTGGAGCTGATCGACCCGGACAAGGACGCCGACGGCCTGCACCCGGTCAACCTGGGTCGGCTCGTCCTCGGCTACGACGGCCCGCTGCCCTGCACCCCGCGCGGCATCGTCGAACTGCTCCGCCGCCACGACGTGGCCCTGCGTGGCGCCACCGTCGCCGTCGTCGGCCGGGGCAACACCGTGGGCCGCCCGCTCGGCCTGCTGCTCACCAGGCGCTCCGAGAACGCCACAGTCACCCTGTGCCACACCGGCACCCTCGACCTCGCCTCGCACACCCGGGCCGCCGACATCGTCATCGTCGCGGCCGGCGTACCGGGGCTGCTCACCGCCGACATGATCAACCCGGGCGCGGTCGTCGTGGACGTCGGCATCACGCGGGTGATCGGCGCGGACGGCAAGGGCCGCTACACCGGCGACGTGGACCCGGAGGTGGCCGAGACGGCCGGCGCGCTGGTCCCGATGCCCGGCGGTGTCGGGCCGATGACCCGGGCCATGCTGCTCAGCAACGTGGTGGAGCGCGCGGAGCGCGGCTGAACCGTGCGCCGGCGACACCGGTGACGTTCGCCCCATCCCGGCGATGCCCGCCGCCCCTGGCCTGATCGGTGCCAGGATGACTGATACGGTCCGGAAAACCGACTGGTATCAGGGAGTGGGACGACCATGGGTAAGAAGGTCACTGTCGTCGGGGCTGGCTTCTACGGCTCTACCACCGCACAGCGCCTGGCCGAGTACGACGTCTTCGACACCGTAGTGATCACCGACATCGTGGAGGGCAAGCCCGCGGGTCTCGCGCTCGACCTCAACCAGTCGCGGGCCATCGAGGGCTTCGAGACCAAGGTCGTCGGTGTGACCACCGGCCCCAACGGTGAGGGCTACGAGAGCATCGAGGGCTCCGACGTCGTCGTGATCACCGCTGGTCTGCCGCGCAAGCCCGGCATGAGCCGCATGGACCTGCTGGAGACCAACGCCAAGATCGTTCGTCAGGTCGCCGAGAACGTCGCGAAGTACGCCCCGAACGCCGTCGTCATCGTCGTCTCCAACCCGCTCGACGAGATGACCGCGCTGGCGCAGCTCGCCACCCAGTTCCCGAAGAACCGGGTGCTCGGGCAGGCCGGCATGCTCGACACCGCCCGGTTCAGCAACTTCGTCGCCGAGGCGCTGAACGTGCCGGTGGCGTCGGTACGCACGCTGACCCTGGGCTCGCACGGCGACACCATGGTCCCGGTGCCGTCGCGGAGCACCGTCAACGGCAAGCCGCTGCGCGACGCGATGCCGGCCGAGCAGATCGAGGAGCTGGTCGTCAAGACCCGCAACGGTGGCGCCGAGGTGGTCGCGCTGCTCAAGACCGGCTCGGCGTACTACGCCCCGTCGGCCGCCGCGGCCCGGATGGCGAAGGCTGTCGCCGAGGACTCCGGCGAGGTCATGCCGGTCTGCGCCTGGGTCGACGGCGAGTACGGCATCTCCGGTGTCTACCTCGGCGTCGAGGCCGAGATCGGTGCGGAGGGTGTCAAGCGGGTCGTCGAGACCGACCTGGACGCCGACGAGCGCGCCAGCCTCCTGGAGGCCGCCGAGGCCGTCCGCGCGAAGCAGAGCGACATCTCCAGCATGTAAGGCCCAAACCCAGGAAGGGGCGCCCCGGCGAAGCCGGGGCGCCCCTTCCCACATCCCCCGCCCCCGCCCTTTCCCCTCCCTCCCGACTCCCCCTGCCCCTCCCCGGTGATCAAGAGGTTCGCGTCACCGAGACCGCGATTCTTGACGCAAAGCTCTTGATCACCGGGGGCGGCGGGGAGGGAACGGGAAGAGGGGGTCAGGGGTGGGGGTGGGGGGCAGGGGTGGGGGTGGGGGTGAAGGGGGTGCCCAGGTGGGGGGTGGCCAGCACCGTGGGGGAGTGGGTGTGGAGGGTGGTCAGCCGGGAGCGGCGGGCTTCCTCCGGGTCTTCCTCGTGGGCGTACGCCAGGTCGGGGTCGACGAGCTGCACCATGTGCACCAGCAGGTCGCCGGTGAGCAGCATCCGTTCGTCGGCCGAGGTCAGGAGCACCGACTGGTGGCCCGGGGTGTGGCCGGGAGTGGGCAGCAGACGTACCGCCGGGGTGAGACTCGTCTCGCCGTCGACCACCCGGAGCCGGCCGGCGGCGCGCAACGGCGCGATCAGGCCGGCCGGCAGCCCTGGGTTGAGCGTCTGCGCCGCGTCCACCTCGGCGCGTTGCAGCAGGTAGCTCGCGTTCGGGAAGTACGGCTGGCCGGGCGTGCCGGTGACCGCCCAGCCGATGTGGTCGCTGTGCAGGTGGGTCAGCACCACCGTCTCGACGTCGGCCGGGTCGATGCCGGCGGCGGCCAGCTCGGCAGGCATCCGGCCGGGCACCGGAGCCCAGCTCGCGGCCGGCGCGTCTTCCGGGCCGATGCCCGCGTCGACCAGTGTGACCGGCCCGTCGCCGGAGCGGATCGCGAAGCTGCGGAACGGTAGCCACCACTGCCCGTCGGCGGTGACCGAGGTGGGGTCGCGCCGGTCGGCCTCCGCCCAGTGGGCCGCCGTGGCGTGCGGAAACGCCTCCGCGCGGGGCTGGAAGAAGGCACCCTCACCGTCGGTGAGGGCGGTGACCGTGATAGACCCGAGGGTGCGGCTCAGTGGCATCGCGTCATGATCCAGGCAGTTCCTGCGCCGCGCAGCCCGGTTTCCACCGGTCGGTCGAGGCCGGCTGGGGGCCGCCGGCCCAATTGCAGTACGCTCGTACTGCTTGAGCACGTGTCCCCCGAGAGGAGCGCCGGCCGATGGCGAAGATCAAGGTAAACAACCCGGTCGTGGAGCTCGACGGCGACGAGATGACCCGGATCATCTGGAAGCAGATCCGGGAGCAGCTGATCCTGCCCTACCTCGACGTCGACCTGCACTACTACGACCTGTCGATCCAGTACCGCGACGAGACCGACGACCAGGTCACCATCGACGCCGCGAACGCCATCAAGGAGCACGGCGTCGGCGTCAAGTGCGCGACCATCACCCCGGACGAGGCCCGGGTCGAGGAGTTCGGCCTGAAGAAGATGTGGCGGTCGCCCAACGGCACCATCCGCAACATCCTCGGCGGCGTCGTCTTCCGCGAGCCGATCATCATGTCCAACGTGCCGCGCCTGGTGCCCGGCTGGACCAAGCCGATCATCATCGGCCGGCACGCCCACGGTGACCAGTACAAGGCCACCGACTTCGTCGTCCCCGGTCCGGGCACGGTGACCATCACCTACACGCCGGCCGACGGCGGCACGCCGATGGAGATGGAGGTCGCCAACTTCCCCGGCGGCGGCATCGCCATGGGCATGTACAACTACGACGAGTCGATCCGGGACTTCGCCCGCGCCTCGTTCCGGTACGGCCTGGACCGTAACTACCCGGTCTACATGTCGACCAAGAACACCATCCTCAAGGCGTACGACGGCCGGTTCAAGGACATCTTCGCCGAGGTGTTCGAGGCCGAGTTCAAGGCCGAGTTCGACGCCGCCGGCCTCACCTACGAGCACCGGCTCATCGACGACATGGTCGCCGCCGCGCTCAAGTGGGAGGGCGGGTACGTCTGGGCCTGCAAGAACTACGACGGTGACGTGCAGTCCGACACCGTCGCGCAGGGCTTCGGCTCGCTGGGTCTGATGACCTCGGTGCTGCTCTCCCCGGACGGCCGGACCGTCGAGGCCGAGGCCGCGCACGGCACTGTCACCCGGCACTACCGGCAGTACCAGAAGGGCGAGAAGACCTCGACCAACCCGATCGCGTCGATCTACGCCTGGACCCGTGGCCTGGCCCACCGGGGCAAGCTGGACGGTACCCCGGCGGTCACCGAGTTCGCCAACACCCTGGAGCAGGTCATCGTCGACACCGTCGAGGGCGGCCAGATGACCAAGGACCTGGCGCTGCTCATCTCGCGCGACGCCCCGTGGCTGACCACCGACGAGTTCATGAACGCGCTCGACGAGAACCTGGCCCGTAAGCTCGCCGCCTGATCCAGGCGTACCGCGTCATCGGAGCCCGCCGGCCACCCGCCGGCGGGCTTCGGCGTGTCCGGCGGTGCCGCGCCGATCGGCGTCACCGCCGTCGGCGCGCCTCGTTGACCAGGATGGACGAGATGCCAGTCGCGTCCAGGAAGGTTGACCTCGGTCGACCCGCGGCACCAGTGCGCCGATCAGCCAGCCTTCCCGGCTGTGCGGTGCACAGCCAGCCGTCCCTTCCCTGCGGGGGGCCCTGTCCCGGGCCCCCCGCGCCCTGTTTTCCGGAGGGTGCCGGGCGGCTCAGGCGGCGCGGAGCAACTCGGCGGCGCGCTCCGGGGCGATGTCGTTGATGAACACACCCATCCCGGACTCGGAGCCCGCCAGGTACTTCAGCTTGTC
Coding sequences within:
- a CDS encoding bifunctional methylenetetrahydrofolate dehydrogenase/methenyltetrahydrofolate cyclohydrolase — protein: MTATLLDGKATAAEIKDELRIRVKALAERGITPGLGTVLVGSDPGSQAYVNGKHRDCAEVGIASIRRELPADATQQQVDDVIAELNADPACHGYIVQLPLPAHLDTQRVLELIDPDKDADGLHPVNLGRLVLGYDGPLPCTPRGIVELLRRHDVALRGATVAVVGRGNTVGRPLGLLLTRRSENATVTLCHTGTLDLASHTRAADIVIVAAGVPGLLTADMINPGAVVVDVGITRVIGADGKGRYTGDVDPEVAETAGALVPMPGGVGPMTRAMLLSNVVERAERG
- a CDS encoding MBL fold metallo-hydrolase is translated as MPLSRTLGSITVTALTDGEGAFFQPRAEAFPHATAAHWAEADRRDPTSVTADGQWWLPFRSFAIRSGDGPVTLVDAGIGPEDAPAASWAPVPGRMPAELAAAGIDPADVETVVLTHLHSDHIGWAVTGTPGQPYFPNASYLLQRAEVDAAQTLNPGLPAGLIAPLRAAGRLRVVDGETSLTPAVRLLPTPGHTPGHQSVLLTSADERMLLTGDLLVHMVQLVDPDLAYAHEEDPEEARRSRLTTLHTHSPTVLATPHLGTPFTPTPTPAPHPHP
- a CDS encoding malate dehydrogenase yields the protein MGKKVTVVGAGFYGSTTAQRLAEYDVFDTVVITDIVEGKPAGLALDLNQSRAIEGFETKVVGVTTGPNGEGYESIEGSDVVVITAGLPRKPGMSRMDLLETNAKIVRQVAENVAKYAPNAVVIVVSNPLDEMTALAQLATQFPKNRVLGQAGMLDTARFSNFVAEALNVPVASVRTLTLGSHGDTMVPVPSRSTVNGKPLRDAMPAEQIEELVVKTRNGGAEVVALLKTGSAYYAPSAAAARMAKAVAEDSGEVMPVCAWVDGEYGISGVYLGVEAEIGAEGVKRVVETDLDADERASLLEAAEAVRAKQSDISSM
- a CDS encoding NADP-dependent isocitrate dehydrogenase — its product is MAKIKVNNPVVELDGDEMTRIIWKQIREQLILPYLDVDLHYYDLSIQYRDETDDQVTIDAANAIKEHGVGVKCATITPDEARVEEFGLKKMWRSPNGTIRNILGGVVFREPIIMSNVPRLVPGWTKPIIIGRHAHGDQYKATDFVVPGPGTVTITYTPADGGTPMEMEVANFPGGGIAMGMYNYDESIRDFARASFRYGLDRNYPVYMSTKNTILKAYDGRFKDIFAEVFEAEFKAEFDAAGLTYEHRLIDDMVAAALKWEGGYVWACKNYDGDVQSDTVAQGFGSLGLMTSVLLSPDGRTVEAEAAHGTVTRHYRQYQKGEKTSTNPIASIYAWTRGLAHRGKLDGTPAVTEFANTLEQVIVDTVEGGQMTKDLALLISRDAPWLTTDEFMNALDENLARKLAA